The Microcebus murinus isolate Inina chromosome 4, M.murinus_Inina_mat1.0, whole genome shotgun sequence genome has a segment encoding these proteins:
- the ANKRD49 gene encoding ankyrin repeat domain-containing protein 49 isoform X1, giving the protein MEKEKVNDDEKQDSENSLDFSEHFNQLELLETHGHLIPTGTQSLWVGNSDEDEEQDEKNEEWYQLQEKKMEKDPGKLLLWAAEKNRVKKKETKTRGNHNSRKSTGLEPAELSLTLYLLTTVQRLLSEKATDVNIRDEDEYTPLHRAAYSGHLDIVRELIAQGADVHAVTVDGWTPLHSACKWNNTRVASFLLQHDADINAQTKGLLTPLHLAAGNRDSKDTLELLLMNRYIKPGLKNNLEETAFDIARRTSIYHYLFEIVEGCTNSSPQS; this is encoded by the exons atggaaaaagaaaaagtaaatgatgaTGAAAAACAAGACTCAGAGAATTCCTTGGACTTTTCTGAACACTTTAACCAACTTGAATTGTTGGAGACACATGGACACCTTATTCCCACTGGTACTCAAAGTCTCTGGGTAGGAAATTCTGATGAAGATGAGGAACAAGATGAAAAAAACGAAGAATGGTATcaattgcaagaaaaaaaaatggaaaaagatccAGGCAAATTGCTTCTTTGGGCTGCTGAAAAAAAtcgggtaaaaaaaaaagaaacaaaaaccagagGGAACCATAACAGTAGGAAAAGCACTGGGTTGGAGCCAGCAGAGCTGTCCCTGACTCTCTATTTG cttACTACAGTGCAGAGATTACTTTCTGAAAAGGCCACCGATGTGAACATTAGGGATGAAGATGAGTATACCCCTCTTCATCGAGCAGCCTACAGTGGACACTTAGATATTGTCCGTGAGCTGATTGCACAAGGAGCAGATGTTCACGCAGTGACTGTGGATGGCTGGACGCCCCTGCACAGTGCTTGTAAGTGGAATAACACCAGAGTTGCTTCTTTCTTACTTCAGCATGACGCAGACATCAATGCCCAAACAAAAGGCCTCTTGACCCCCTTGCATCTTGCTGCTGGGAACAGAGACAGCAAAGATACCCTAGAACTCCTCCTGATGAACCGTTACATCAAACCAGGTCTGAAAAACAACCTGGAAGAAACTGCATTTGATATCGCCAGGAGGACAAGTATCTATCACTACCTCTTTGAAATTGTGGAAGGCTGTACAAATTCTTCACCTCAGTCTTAA
- the ANKRD49 gene encoding ankyrin repeat domain-containing protein 49 isoform X2 — protein sequence MEKEKVNDDEKQDSENSLDFSEHFNQLELLETHGHLIPTGTQSLWVGNSDEDEEQDEKNEEWYQLQEKKMEKDPGKLLLWAAEKNRLTTVQRLLSEKATDVNIRDEDEYTPLHRAAYSGHLDIVRELIAQGADVHAVTVDGWTPLHSACKWNNTRVASFLLQHDADINAQTKGLLTPLHLAAGNRDSKDTLELLLMNRYIKPGLKNNLEETAFDIARRTSIYHYLFEIVEGCTNSSPQS from the exons atggaaaaagaaaaagtaaatgatgaTGAAAAACAAGACTCAGAGAATTCCTTGGACTTTTCTGAACACTTTAACCAACTTGAATTGTTGGAGACACATGGACACCTTATTCCCACTGGTACTCAAAGTCTCTGGGTAGGAAATTCTGATGAAGATGAGGAACAAGATGAAAAAAACGAAGAATGGTATcaattgcaagaaaaaaaaatggaaaaagatccAGGCAAATTGCTTCTTTGGGCTGCTGAAAAAAAtcgg cttACTACAGTGCAGAGATTACTTTCTGAAAAGGCCACCGATGTGAACATTAGGGATGAAGATGAGTATACCCCTCTTCATCGAGCAGCCTACAGTGGACACTTAGATATTGTCCGTGAGCTGATTGCACAAGGAGCAGATGTTCACGCAGTGACTGTGGATGGCTGGACGCCCCTGCACAGTGCTTGTAAGTGGAATAACACCAGAGTTGCTTCTTTCTTACTTCAGCATGACGCAGACATCAATGCCCAAACAAAAGGCCTCTTGACCCCCTTGCATCTTGCTGCTGGGAACAGAGACAGCAAAGATACCCTAGAACTCCTCCTGATGAACCGTTACATCAAACCAGGTCTGAAAAACAACCTGGAAGAAACTGCATTTGATATCGCCAGGAGGACAAGTATCTATCACTACCTCTTTGAAATTGTGGAAGGCTGTACAAATTCTTCACCTCAGTCTTAA